The stretch of DNA AATTCAAGGGGGTCTCAAACAGAAACAGCTTTGGTTTATTTGGTAGGCTGCGGTGCCACGGCGCAAAGGCCGCTGGTCCATGGAGCATCGCATAAGCCTGTTTTACTGTGGTCCCTCGGTTCCAAATTTTAAAATCATTCTAACTTTTTTGAGAGTCAAAACATTTCAAGGTTGATCTAGTACTAACATAAATATCATTAAATTCTTTATTAAATATATCttcatagtatatctatttggaTCTATAAATTTTTATAATCTTTTCTATAACTTTGATGAAACATAAACACAGTTTGACTCTAAAAAAAAAGCTGGAACGACAATTTGAAAAGGAGCGAGTAGTTGCCAATTGAGCTGACGTTAAGAAATTTGCTGAGGAGCACACATCAGGCGTGAGCCTGCGACCGCAGGTAACTCTTGCGCAAAACACTAGTTTCCCGATTACTGAggaatactccctccgttccagaATATAAGTATTTGTTGACTTTTGCTATTCATGTTTGACCAtttgtcttatttaaaaaatgtATGAAAATGTAAAAACAGTTATGATATACTTAAAATATATACAATGATAAAACATGtcataataaaataaataatattttcacaaatttttcgaATAAGACGAACGGTCAAATATGAATCGCAGAAATCGATAAATACTTAtattttgagacggagggaATATGAATTAAAGCTGACTCTACTACGcaatgggtgtgtttagatgccccAAAAACTCCCCAAAaaccaaactttccatcacatctccataacatcgaaacattaaatatagcaaatgacccatgcatggagtaataaatgtaagtaaataaaaaaactaattgcatagttttgatataCGTTACGAGACGaatgttttaagcctagttaggtTATGGTAAAATAATATTTACCACACAAACGAAAAATACTACAATGTCCAATGTGACTTTTCGCATATATTTTCcctccatctaaacacagccaatgtCGCGTTCATCAACTTTTCAGCACCAATGATTCTTCCAACCGTACAACGTCAGTTCCAGAGTACTTATTTCGTACACACCTCTCCAGCAGCAGGTACAACGACCAATCAGAAAATGAATCACGGTCAAGCATCCAaactaaactttttttttctaaaacaaTAGATTGTATGCATATGATAATCGACCTGATATGAACACCTTACTGTCAATTTGTCATTCATAGACCGTCTAGTTCAGAGCAAACAAGCAGGATGCAGCCGGGGCAATCATTAAGATCAAATTGAACTCAGAAGTTAAGTAACAGTAATATCTCCTGAATAATCATACAAAGTAGACGACCCAAGTTAGTTACATTACCATCATAAGGTTCCCATTTTAAGCAACAGATAAGCACATAACACTCAATAAGCCAAAGCAAATCAAATCCAGCCACAACCTAATAGCATTGCCAAAATGATAATCAGTTATAAAACGACACCAGGAGCGTTTGAAGTGACTACCATCTGCACATTTCAATACTAATTCAGATTAATCTGTCTTATGCGGAGATTTTGTGCTCATGACCTTAAGCAGCACATATACGAATGTTAGGTCATACGAATTAACATGCATGTACCTGCCCTGTCTTGAACATGGCGGCAATGCTATAACCGGCCCCTGACTGGTAGATAAACACCAACCAATATTCAGAAATCACAACACGGTGCACACAGAAACCATTAGATAGCTGTTGCCAATACCATTTAGCAAAAGAAATTGATCATCATTCATCAACACATTTCATACTACCTGTTCAGCTAGTGCAACCGCAAGCACTTCAGTCCAAAATAACCACTAGTGCACATACAAGCAAAGAATCGTAGGCCAACCAAGATGATCCTCAGATGGCTAATCAAACATGCCATCGTGCATCAGGGAAGAGCAGTAATTAAAATGTCTTGAATTGGGATACAAATCTGTCAAAAGTAAACAACCAACCACAACCATGCTATCAAAGCTGGGCCACAATACATGAGACAGCAGAACAAAGAACATTGTTTCCGAAGAACATTTCGCAATGCATAACATTGATTGATAAATCCATCAGAAATAAGCACAATTCATAGCTTAGGCGCACTTCAGGAGCATATTCACAAGGAGGGAAAACCCCTAGTACTTCCAACCAAACATCACATACAGACATTACGAATCACTCAACACATAATCATATGGTCATAGATCATCCCACTGCATGAAATTGCCCTTCCTCCCGGGAGCACCACCAAACCCTACCCCTCTAGTTCTTACCACCGTCGTGAACCTCGAGTTCCTGGATGATGACGTAGCCGACCTTCTTAGGGCTCTCGGTGTCGGATGCCTCGTCCTCTTCGTCGTAGAGCTCTTCGTACGGGGAGGCTGTGGCGCCGCCCGCGACCATGGACCAGACGAGGTACACGGAGGCGGCGGTGAGCGCGCCGCAGGCGACGCCGAAGAGGAGCCCAACGACGACCACGAGGATGTCCCTGGCGCGCTCCTGGggcccggcggccgccgcgtggGCGGGGTGggggagctcggggcggcggaTCTGGACGTTGGCGGGGATGgagtggaggtggtggtggttgcGGTGGCCCTGGTGGAGGTGCGGGCCGAGGCGGCGGACGCGGAACACGGTGACGACCGTGGCGACGTGGGGGACGCCGCGGTAGTGGTGGTgggctgcggcgccgccgccgctggggttGGGGTTTGGGTCAGCCGGGAAGGCGACGAGGAAGGTGCGGCACGGgcgcgcgtcggcggcgaggagggacgcggcggcgacggcgagcagcaggaggagacggcgggcggccatggcgggcaggcggcggcggagagcctGATTTGTGTCCGGGGAAAGGGAAGAAGGTTCGCTCGGAGAAAATGGAGGAGCTCGGAGTCGACTCGTCAgcagggttaaccgaaccgtcggtaaccggtccggtctgGTTTCGGTTTGGTCCGGTCCCAaatcggcccaaattcaaaatttaaatttgaattccaaaaaatgataaattttcaaaaaaattctaaaaatacttcaaggtgcaacgaatctaatggtgtcaaattttctcaaaaattcgttcgtttagcatacttttcgggcatttaaagttaaaacaaaaaagaaaaggaaaaaaaatagacgcccattaaggcccacttggtaaaccggtaaaaccggccggtaaaccagtctaaccggccggtataccggttacacatgcgattttaaatttggatttgaattcaaaccggccggtaaaccggtcaaaccgaccggtaaaccggtctaaccggtcggtataccggtacgaaccggttgaactgagtttttttaatttaaatttgaatttgaccggtttctaccggtaaccggtgcaACTGGTctggtaaaccggaaccggagcctGGCGGTTACCGGAGACCGGTCGGTTAGGTGAACCCTGCTCTTCAGACGGGGAGCGAGGGGAATCCGAGGGGTGACTGACTTTTTGCAGTGTAGCCCCTTTTGTTCCACATTGTTAGGTGGCCTTTGGTTGCCTATTTTAGTTCCTGAACTAAAAAAATTCTAGTCTGTCTATTTGGTTTTAGGGACTAAAAGAGACTAAAGACCAATAAATAAGTGCACAAAGTACCACAATACCTCTAAGTTGTATGCATCTAAGAGATGGGGAACGGAGGTAGGAGGTGGAATAGTAGATCTCATGTGAGCTTTAAGAGCGTCCACAACGGTTAgctatttagctagctagatctgATGCGACaataaaaaataggaaaaaaaatagtCACTAGCGATGAGCAAATAGCTGATTTATTTCACGTAACACAAGAACATGTGAGAGAAATGTGTGGGTCCaatagtataaaatagttttttCTTTTATCTCTCACTTCCACATCAACAGACTACGTAGCTAGTACTAACTATTACCATTGCGGACG from Panicum virgatum strain AP13 chromosome 9K, P.virgatum_v5, whole genome shotgun sequence encodes:
- the LOC120650726 gene encoding uncharacterized protein LOC120650726, with the protein product MAARRLLLLLAVAAASLLAADARPCRTFLVAFPADPNPNPSGGGAAAHHHYRGVPHVATVVTVFRVRRLGPHLHQGHRNHHHLHSIPANVQIRRPELPHPAHAAAAGPQERARDILVVVVGLLFGVACGALTAASVYLVWSMVAGGATASPYEELYDEEDEASDTESPKKVGYVIIQELEVHDGGKN